GGCCGAATATGTTTGAAGAAGCTACTTATTACTATGCCGGTCAAGTTCCCTTTGGGCTTTGAGCAATACAATCTAATCAACTATATTTTTCACTCGATTCTTAAGGATACTCAGTATGCGCAAAATTATTGCTTCCCTATTTTTAGTTTCCAGCCTCATTGCTAGTGCCGCAAGCTTTGCTGGCCCTAAAGTTGAATTTAAAACCACCATGGGTAATTTTGTTGTTGAGCTGGATTCAGTAAAAGCACCAAAAACTTCTGCTAACTTTTTGAACTATGTAAACAGTGGTTTTTATAACGGTACGATTTTTCACCGTGTGATAGATGGCTTCATGATTCAGGGGGGTGGATTTACTTCGGACTTGACACAAAAACCAACTAATTCGCCTGTGGCTTCAGAAGCTCAAAATGGCCTGAAGAATCAAACTTACACCATCGCTATGGCACGTACTTCTGACCCCGATTCAGCAACAGCCCAGTTTTTTATCAACGTTAAAGACAACGAAGGCTTGAATTATCCAAATGCTATGGGTAATGGCTATACCGTTTTCGGCACAGTCGTTTCTGGCACTCAAACCATCGACGCTATTCGTAAAATCCCAACCATGGTGGCATCATCACCAAAAATGGGTCGCATGTCAGACGTACCTAGCAAGACTGTCACGATTGAATCAGCTACTGTTTTAAAGTAATTACTACTAGCTTATTTGAGCACTGACGACCAACAGCATGATATTGCTTGATGATGCCCAAAGTACCATAGCAAACCCAAGTAGTCGCCTGTATGAGTATGCGCTCCAGCTTTGGGCTATCTATCCTCAGTCCAGCCATGCGCAGACAATTGCAGCCGTAGATCAATGCCTGCAAGATATCAATACCGCATTAGCCCGGGGAGAATACGTTGTCGCTGCGTTTGCTTACGAGCTAGGTCTATACATACACAATATTGACCGACCAGCTCAACGTGAAGGTAAAAAGCACCCATTAATACAGGCATGGTCCTTTAAATCTTACGAAAGATTTAGCAAGGCGGATGTCGATGCTTACATTGAAAAAAAGATAGCAACTTTAGAGCCCGAAGCGCAAGTTGCGGGTGTGGCTAATCTTGTTTTTTCCCTAGACCAAGAGAAGTTCACCTCTGATATTCAGAGTATTCAAGAGTACATCCGCAATGGCGACACATATCAAATTAACCATACCTTTCGGATTACGGGTGAAGCCTATGGAGACCCACTCTCTCTGTATGCTAGATTAAGGGAGCGTCAGCCAGGAAGATTTGGCGCATTTATTGCGCAAGACTCGAACTTTATCTTGTCCCAATCACCCGAATTATTTATCCAAAAGCAAAGCAATACTTTAAAAGCCATGCCGATGAAAGGCACTGCTAGCGCATTAAATGATTCAGCCGAGCATTTATCAGCAGATGCAAAGAATCAAGCAGAAAATGTCATGATCGTCGATTTATTGCGCAACGATCTGAGTCGACTTGCTCTACCAGGAACAGTCACCGTACCCAAGCTATTTGAGGTGACTCAGTACGGTGATGTACTGCAAATGACATCGACAGTTCAAGCTGAGATCAAGCCTGACATGCAATTGCGCGATGTTCTCAATGCGGTATTTCCTTGCGGATCCGTAACGGGCGCTCCCAAGAAGCGCAGTATGGAAATTATTCAAGAATTAGAACCACAAGATCGAGGCTACTATTGTGGCGCACTGGGCTGGATTGATCCTGATGGTGACTTTGCGTTTAGCGTTCCTATTCGCACCCTTGAAATGAATCTGGATGAAAAAACACATGCCTCACCTTTTTCTTTAGGCATTGGCGCCGGCATTACGATTGACTCTGTGCCTGGGCAGGAGTGGGAAGAATGTCAAATTAAAGCTGCGTTCTTGAGTAAGCTACCCAGTGAAATAGGATTGTTTGAAACTATCTTGGTCCGCCAAGGTCAGGCTCAGCATGTACAAGCTCATCTAGCACGCTTGGCTAATTCTGCTTTAGCGTTTGGCATACCCTGCTCAGTGCCAGACATAATGAAAGTGATTGAGCTTGGTTGTGAAAGCTGCTCAAGAGATACTGAGTATCGATTGCGTTTGAATCTCGATCATCTAGGAATCGCAAGTTATCTAATAGCCCCCATCAGCCCATTACAAGGCTCGGTAAAAATCTTTTGGGCGGGGGATATTCTGCCCAATCCAAGCACGGCGATCCTGCACTCTGGCAATATTTTATTAAGGCATAAAGTGAATGTTCGAAATGTTTATGACCAAGCCTGGAGAATGGCAGAGGATCATGGTGGCTTTGACGCCCTATTTACCAATGAGCAAGGC
This genomic stretch from Polynucleobacter corsicus harbors:
- a CDS encoding peptidylprolyl isomerase — its product is MRKIIASLFLVSSLIASAASFAGPKVEFKTTMGNFVVELDSVKAPKTSANFLNYVNSGFYNGTIFHRVIDGFMIQGGGFTSDLTQKPTNSPVASEAQNGLKNQTYTIAMARTSDPDSATAQFFINVKDNEGLNYPNAMGNGYTVFGTVVSGTQTIDAIRKIPTMVASSPKMGRMSDVPSKTVTIESATVLK
- a CDS encoding bifunctional chorismate-binding protein/class IV aminotransferase produces the protein MILLDDAQSTIANPSSRLYEYALQLWAIYPQSSHAQTIAAVDQCLQDINTALARGEYVVAAFAYELGLYIHNIDRPAQREGKKHPLIQAWSFKSYERFSKADVDAYIEKKIATLEPEAQVAGVANLVFSLDQEKFTSDIQSIQEYIRNGDTYQINHTFRITGEAYGDPLSLYARLRERQPGRFGAFIAQDSNFILSQSPELFIQKQSNTLKAMPMKGTASALNDSAEHLSADAKNQAENVMIVDLLRNDLSRLALPGTVTVPKLFEVTQYGDVLQMTSTVQAEIKPDMQLRDVLNAVFPCGSVTGAPKKRSMEIIQELEPQDRGYYCGALGWIDPDGDFAFSVPIRTLEMNLDEKTHASPFSLGIGAGITIDSVPGQEWEECQIKAAFLSKLPSEIGLFETILVRQGQAQHVQAHLARLANSALAFGIPCSVPDIMKVIELGCESCSRDTEYRLRLNLDHLGIASYLIAPISPLQGSVKIFWAGDILPNPSTAILHSGNILLRHKVNVRNVYDQAWRMAEDHGGFDALFTNEQGYVTEGGRSSVFIKSGDRWLTPPVSAGLLPGVMRSIILNDSRWNAHEVNLTIDDIQNAKEIMLSNALRGLIPAHF